In the genome of Thermoanaerobacterium sp. PSU-2, one region contains:
- a CDS encoding GHKL domain-containing protein, with protein MNKIIALFFVYMTFVIITISNSIYYKQGYFMPADFKLFLFFTIFIINILVFTIIRMIYTNGKNEYQNIINDFKLKFVEEQNNLYRKNKHELKNNILILYELIRQMKYKDAEEFLKTYIDDISSSLIKVDTGNDILDLLLYSKISKAIKKDISVRFICTVDLKIRQKVVNDVCSILGNLIDNATEECERLKNDRKMEIILNSDPVDYIFVVKNTWAVSDYVKQNILCDGFTTKGTGRGNGLSIVRDIVKRYDGDININIDDEYFSVTVLIPSYEINE; from the coding sequence TTGAATAAGATAATTGCACTGTTTTTTGTGTATATGACTTTTGTCATAATTACGATAAGCAACAGCATTTACTATAAACAAGGGTATTTCATGCCGGCTGACTTTAAATTGTTTTTATTTTTTACGATTTTCATCATAAATATTTTGGTTTTTACCATAATAAGGATGATATATACAAATGGAAAAAACGAGTACCAAAATATCATTAATGATTTTAAACTCAAGTTTGTAGAAGAACAAAATAATTTATACAGAAAAAATAAACATGAATTGAAGAACAATATACTGATTTTGTATGAATTGATAAGACAAATGAAGTACAAAGATGCTGAAGAATTTTTAAAGACTTACATTGACGACATAAGCAGTAGCCTTATAAAAGTTGATACTGGAAACGACATATTAGATCTTCTCTTGTATTCTAAAATAAGCAAGGCGATAAAAAAGGATATATCAGTTCGATTTATTTGTACGGTTGATTTGAAGATCAGGCAGAAAGTGGTTAATGATGTATGCTCTATTTTGGGAAATTTGATAGATAATGCTACAGAAGAATGTGAAAGGCTAAAAAATGATAGAAAGATGGAGATAATTTTAAATTCAGATCCAGTTGACTACATCTTTGTTGTCAAAAATACCTGGGCTGTCAGTGATTATGTTAAACAAAACATCTTATGTGATGGCTTTACAACGAAAGGCACTGGAAGGGGCAATGGGCTATCTATCGTAAGGGATATTGTTAAAAGATATGATGGGGATATAAACATAAATATCGATGATGAATATTTTTCTGTGACTGTCTTAATACCGTCTTATGAGATAAACGAATGA
- a CDS encoding type II CAAX endopeptidase family protein: MIKGKELTKIILIVFAVLVALYPILAGIEIFILKSNIPDVKIIVNYIIQIVLLIIAIYLLKKFNYMNYVKLSLKTILELMVYILLLLLLTIILVNIFHLKYYLIWDISESYVTLIFQNFSFLFVGLGEEFLFRVILYYKILDTIILKNKRLRMIIAVIITSFLFTMAHIPILSVRNIQIFSTLNIFMWGIFFSYLYLRTKNIYVAAIAHFFIDAGIIIDYTEIYYGMLSTFINIITSVIIIEIYSICKYFYNKKIYGIENFNSK, translated from the coding sequence ATGATAAAAGGAAAAGAATTAACAAAAATAATTTTAATTGTATTTGCTGTTTTAGTAGCATTATATCCAATCTTAGCTGGAATAGAAATTTTTATATTAAAAAGCAATATTCCAGATGTAAAAATAATAGTAAACTATATTATACAAATTGTGTTATTAATCATTGCGATTTATTTGTTAAAAAAATTTAATTATATGAATTATGTTAAATTATCTTTAAAAACAATTCTGGAATTGATGGTCTATATATTGTTACTATTGTTATTAACAATAATATTAGTGAATATATTTCATTTAAAATATTATTTAATATGGGATATAAGTGAAAGCTATGTAACATTAATTTTTCAAAATTTTTCTTTTCTTTTTGTAGGATTGGGCGAAGAATTTTTATTTAGAGTAATTTTATATTATAAAATTTTAGATACAATTATACTAAAAAATAAAAGACTTAGAATGATAATTGCTGTTATTATTACAAGTTTTTTATTTACCATGGCGCATATACCGATATTAAGTGTTAGAAATATACAAATATTTAGTACTTTAAATATTTTTATGTGGGGTATATTTTTTAGTTATCTTTATTTAAGAACGAAAAATATATATGTTGCAGCAATTGCACATTTTTTTATAGATGCTGGAATTATAATAGATTATACTGAAATATATTACGGTATGTTAAGTACGTTTATTAATATAATTACATCTGTTATAATAATTGAAATATACAGCATTTGTAAGTATTTTTACAATAAAAAAATCTACGGAATAGAAAATTTCAATTCAAAATAA
- a CDS encoding LytTR family DNA-binding domain-containing protein produces the protein MLKAIIAEDEDSLRKEISKRVMEISDVQVEYITNEGRDLLNAILKVKPDLAILDIKLPQMTGIEVVKNIRDLLPNTEVIFVTSYDEYIKDAVKLYAADYIVKPINYNRLINTIERVKRKFSDSSFVIEVRCGEDVRLVNTNDIYFIEANRKKTFFCTAFEDFMSNTSLSDVYKLLNKKVFFKTSRSYIVNLYKVYSIKSVSRTSLEISFRDKNKKAYLTKKLYSEFRDRLKDILSQPDDMKAN, from the coding sequence ATGTTAAAAGCCATAATCGCTGAAGATGAAGATTCGCTTAGAAAAGAGATAAGCAAAAGGGTCATGGAGATAAGCGATGTTCAAGTTGAATACATCACGAACGAAGGAAGAGATTTATTAAATGCCATACTAAAGGTGAAACCTGACTTAGCCATATTGGATATAAAACTGCCACAAATGACAGGAATAGAAGTCGTTAAAAATATTCGAGATTTGCTGCCAAATACAGAGGTCATATTCGTAACGTCGTATGATGAATATATAAAAGATGCTGTAAAACTATATGCTGCTGACTATATTGTAAAGCCTATAAATTACAACAGGTTGATTAATACTATTGAAAGGGTAAAGAGAAAATTTAGCGATTCATCTTTTGTAATAGAGGTAAGATGCGGTGAAGACGTGAGGTTAGTCAATACAAATGACATATACTTTATTGAGGCTAACAGGAAAAAAACCTTTTTCTGCACTGCGTTTGAAGATTTTATGTCAAACACTTCTCTTAGCGATGTCTACAAACTCCTCAACAAAAAAGTGTTTTTTAAGACCAGCAGATCTTATATAGTAAATCTATATAAAGTTTATTCTATTAAATCTGTAAGTAGAACATCACTTGAAATAAGCTTTAGAGATAAAAATAAAAAGGCATATCTAACAAAGAAATTATACAGTGAATTCAGAGATAGATTGAAAGATATATTAAGTCAGCCGGATGATATGAAAGCAAATTAG
- a CDS encoding flagellar motor protein: protein MDFSTLLGILLGFGSLILAFVMEGGSVASLIGVSAALIVLGGTIGATMTSFSMKDMLKLPKLIGKAFKEEGNKYGDIIRYFVYLAQKARSEGLLSLEQELQSDEIKNYDPILKDCIELVIDGADIELIRTTMENRIYIEDKELKREASIFEAAGGYSPTMGIIGTVMGLVHVLGNLSEPDKLGPSIAVAFIATLYGVSMANLVWLPIGNKLKNKAQIKKTEKEIILEGSLSLQAGENPKIVEKKLLTFVVERESVAKAKEQSVKGEIADDKA from the coding sequence ATGGATTTTTCGACGTTATTAGGGATTTTGTTAGGGTTTGGCTCTCTCATCTTAGCATTTGTCATGGAGGGTGGAAGCGTTGCATCTTTAATAGGTGTATCGGCAGCACTTATAGTTTTAGGTGGAACGATAGGCGCTACTATGACCTCTTTTTCGATGAAAGATATGTTGAAACTTCCGAAATTGATTGGGAAGGCTTTTAAAGAGGAAGGCAACAAATACGGTGATATAATCAGGTATTTTGTGTATCTCGCTCAAAAAGCCAGAAGCGAAGGACTTTTAAGCCTTGAACAGGAGTTGCAGTCAGATGAAATTAAAAACTACGATCCTATTTTAAAAGACTGCATTGAGCTTGTCATAGATGGTGCGGATATTGAGCTTATAAGGACTACTATGGAAAATAGGATATACATAGAAGATAAAGAGCTTAAAAGAGAAGCCAGCATCTTTGAAGCTGCTGGAGGATATTCCCCAACCATGGGTATCATAGGTACGGTTATGGGACTTGTTCACGTCTTGGGAAATCTCAGTGAACCAGATAAGTTGGGGCCTTCAATAGCTGTTGCTTTTATAGCTACACTTTATGGTGTAAGTATGGCTAACCTTGTATGGCTGCCTATAGGCAATAAGCTTAAGAACAAAGCGCAGATCAAAAAGACGGAAAAGGAGATAATCTTAGAAGGCAGCCTTTCACTGCAGGCTGGTGAGAATCCTAAGATCGTGGAGAAGAAGTTGCTGACATTTGTAGTTGAAAGGGAATCAGTTGCTAAAGCAAAAGAACAAAGTGTGAAAGGTGAAATTGCTGATGATAAGGCATGA
- a CDS encoding CPBP family intramembrane glutamic endopeptidase, translated as MIKKLSALILIFFIFVMALYFYQFIMMYLFEGIYHFFNIRNNDPLVMTSSNLVYNFITEILLLVLAIFLLKKFNYIKFIKMSFKSIIKAFIFMLLSLTFTKYILDIFKIYNIFLLFDFKNIIANWNKADYIVAISQMILFILVALSEEYLYRVTLYFKISEILNLKSNILKIVFSVILTNILFSIIHYPIRHYNISKLFEIFITGIYFSYLFLRSGNIYLACMMHFYFDFPILTTINIGYYHYEEIILLIISIMLIESYYMVKHFYLRLYSRYEQS; from the coding sequence ATGATAAAAAAGCTAAGTGCTTTAATTTTAATATTTTTTATTTTTGTCATGGCTTTATATTTTTATCAATTTATAATGATGTATTTGTTTGAAGGTATATATCATTTTTTTAATATAAGAAATAATGATCCATTAGTTATGACAAGTAGCAATTTAGTCTACAATTTTATTACGGAAATTTTGTTGTTAGTTTTAGCTATATTTTTACTAAAAAAATTTAATTATATAAAATTTATTAAGATGTCTTTTAAATCTATAATTAAAGCATTTATATTTATGTTATTATCGCTGACATTTACTAAGTATATACTAGATATATTTAAAATATATAATATTTTTTTGTTGTTCGATTTTAAGAATATTATTGCAAACTGGAACAAGGCAGACTATATTGTTGCAATATCACAAATGATTTTATTTATTTTAGTTGCTTTATCAGAAGAATATTTATATAGAGTCACTCTTTATTTTAAAATATCTGAAATATTAAATTTAAAAAGCAACATCTTAAAAATAGTATTTAGCGTGATACTAACAAATATTTTATTCTCAATTATCCATTATCCTATACGTCATTATAATATTTCTAAACTTTTTGAAATATTTATAACAGGTATCTATTTCAGTTATCTTTTTTTACGAAGTGGCAATATATATTTGGCTTGTATGATGCATTTTTATTTTGACTTTCCGATTTTAACAACAATTAATATCGGGTATTACCATTATGAGGAAATTATTCTTTTAATTATTTCGATTATGTTAATAGAAAGTTATTATATGGTTAAACACTTTTATCTAAGACTATATAGCAGATACGAACAGAGTTAG
- a CDS encoding flagellar motor protein MotB — translation MIRHEEDEGKKENSERWLLTYSDMITLLMIFFIVLYTISTVNSQKFQQIAASLGKTFDGTNYVIGQQSGNSILDSIKTTGTNGTNDNSIASQLDKLIKQYNLQNMVTYKVDERGFVISLNDTLLFDTGSADVKPEQKETLIKIGNILKSMPNYIRVEGYTDNVPINNNQFHSNWELSVIRATNVVEILVNDVKMDPAKISAVGYGEYRPIVPNDSDKNRQLNRRVDIVIMNSDYNKWEPAQ, via the coding sequence ATGATAAGGCATGAAGAAGATGAAGGGAAAAAGGAAAACAGCGAAAGATGGTTGCTTACTTATTCTGACATGATAACGCTGCTTATGATATTTTTTATCGTGCTTTATACTATAAGTACGGTTAATTCTCAGAAATTTCAGCAAATTGCTGCATCACTTGGTAAAACTTTTGATGGGACGAATTACGTCATAGGTCAACAAAGTGGAAACAGCATACTTGACAGCATTAAGACTACAGGTACAAATGGCACTAACGACAATTCGATTGCATCACAGCTCGACAAGCTTATAAAGCAGTACAACCTTCAAAACATGGTGACTTACAAGGTGGACGAGAGAGGTTTTGTCATAAGCCTAAATGATACATTGCTATTTGATACTGGTTCAGCAGATGTCAAACCTGAGCAGAAAGAGACATTGATAAAAATAGGAAACATATTAAAATCGATGCCCAATTACATCCGCGTCGAGGGATATACAGATAATGTGCCCATAAACAATAATCAATTTCATTCAAACTGGGAGCTTTCTGTCATAAGAGCCACAAATGTGGTTGAGATTTTGGTGAATGACGTAAAGATGGATCCGGCAAAAATTTCGGCTGTAGGGTATGGTGAGTATCGTCCAATAGTGCCAAACGACAGCGATAAAAATAGGCAGCTTAACAGGAGAGTTGACATAGTGATAATGAACAGCGATTACAACAAGTGGGAACCTGCTCAGTAA
- a CDS encoding Asp23/Gls24 family envelope stress response protein has product MKVYSFVGASGSGKSHHASFVAGKYGIKYIIDDGLLICENRIISGVSAKREKTKLSAIRRAIFTDDEHAREVKKSIEEINPDKILIIGTSDKMVDKIAERLNLPPVAERIYIEDILSHDEIELARKKRYEEGMHVIPVPTFEVKKHFSGYFIDPLRIFRRKEIDFEKTVVRPYYSYLGKYTISENVINSIVLNEAKKFEGIYKINKVITENYTEGIIIKIEIVMVHGTLINSVLRGAIKKIKSVVEYMTSLNVLEIKIHVKSLYIKGNDKILKTREILDKGK; this is encoded by the coding sequence TTGAAGGTATATTCTTTTGTTGGAGCCAGTGGAAGCGGCAAAAGTCATCATGCGTCGTTTGTTGCAGGGAAATACGGTATAAAGTACATCATAGATGATGGCCTTTTAATATGTGAAAACAGGATCATATCAGGGGTTTCTGCCAAAAGAGAAAAGACAAAATTGTCAGCTATAAGAAGAGCCATTTTTACAGATGATGAGCACGCCAGAGAGGTTAAAAAATCGATTGAAGAAATAAATCCAGATAAAATATTGATAATAGGAACGTCTGACAAGATGGTGGACAAAATCGCTGAAAGGCTTAATCTACCGCCTGTTGCTGAGCGAATATATATAGAAGATATATTATCACATGATGAGATAGAGCTTGCAAGAAAGAAAAGATATGAGGAAGGTATGCATGTAATACCTGTACCGACATTTGAAGTCAAAAAGCATTTTTCGGGGTATTTTATAGATCCATTGAGGATATTTAGACGAAAAGAGATAGACTTTGAGAAGACGGTAGTGAGGCCATACTACAGCTATCTTGGCAAATACACAATCTCTGAAAATGTCATAAATTCTATTGTATTAAATGAAGCGAAGAAATTTGAAGGCATTTATAAAATAAATAAAGTCATAACAGAGAACTACACAGAAGGAATAATAATAAAAATAGAGATTGTAATGGTGCATGGTACGCTTATAAACAGCGTTTTAAGAGGAGCTATAAAAAAGATAAAAAGTGTCGTAGAGTACATGACATCTTTAAATGTGCTTGAAATAAAGATTCACGTTAAATCACTTTATATAAAAGGAAATGACAAGATACTTAAAACCCGAGAAATACTTGATAAAGGCAAATAA
- a CDS encoding DUF554 domain-containing protein has product MIGTFVNAASIVVGSFVGTLFKIGIPDRIKSTVMQAISLSVLIIGFDSALKYKNLLLVIVSLAIGGIVGELLDIEKKLNQFGDFLERKLSRNGENKISEGFVTASLIYCIGAMAIVGALKDGLQGDHSILFAKSMLDGISSIIFASTLGIGVMISSISVLLYQGSITLCASLLKDLLTANVIADMSAIGGVLIIGISLNMLNLTKIKIGNLLPSIFIPIVYEIILKAF; this is encoded by the coding sequence ATGATTGGGACTTTTGTCAATGCAGCATCTATTGTCGTGGGTAGTTTTGTTGGCACTTTATTTAAAATTGGAATTCCAGATAGAATAAAATCAACGGTTATGCAAGCCATATCTTTAAGCGTTTTGATAATAGGATTTGACAGCGCATTGAAATACAAAAATTTGCTACTGGTTATAGTAAGTTTGGCGATAGGCGGCATTGTAGGTGAACTGCTGGACATAGAGAAAAAGCTTAACCAATTTGGCGACTTTTTAGAGAGAAAATTATCGAGAAACGGTGAAAATAAGATAAGCGAAGGCTTTGTGACAGCAAGCCTCATATACTGTATTGGCGCGATGGCTATTGTGGGAGCATTAAAAGACGGTTTACAAGGTGATCACAGTATACTTTTTGCCAAATCCATGTTGGATGGCATATCATCTATAATATTTGCATCTACATTAGGGATAGGTGTCATGATATCATCCATAAGTGTCCTATTATATCAAGGCTCTATAACTTTGTGCGCATCGCTTCTTAAAGATTTATTGACTGCTAACGTGATAGCGGACATGTCTGCCATTGGTGGCGTCTTGATAATAGGCATATCATTAAATATGCTGAATTTGACGAAAATAAAGATTGGGAACTTGCTTCCGTCAATATTTATACCTATTGTATACGAAATAATACTGAAAGCATTTTAA
- a CDS encoding Nramp family divalent metal transporter has translation MKRFIKTIGDFLKEDRSVVPFVNFLKYVGPGILVTVGFIDPGNWATNVSAGSIYGYKLLWVITLSTIMLIILQHNAAHLGIVTGYCLSEATSIFIDSRLSKFILLSAVAASVSTSTAELLGTAIALKMLFNIPVKIGAVLALLVISLVLYTNSYKRLEKIIIGFVSLIGLSFLFEVYMVKIDWKAAAISWINPSIPHSSMVVIMSVLGAVVMPHNLFLHSEIIQSRQWNLQDESVVKKQLKFEFLDTLFSMIIGWAINSAMILLSAAAFYTKGIAVDMLEQAGELLKPIVGGKASLVFAIALLFSGFSSTVTSGIAGGSIYAGIFKEPYNIKDKHTLTGIFISLFAAIIVIFLFKDSFQVLIFSQMILSIQLPITVFTQIYLTSSKKVMGDYSNGKASKAVLIILAVIITALNVKLLIDTLV, from the coding sequence ATGAAAAGATTTATAAAAACCATTGGGGATTTTCTTAAGGAAGATAGAAGTGTCGTCCCTTTCGTCAATTTTCTGAAATACGTTGGACCAGGGATATTGGTTACGGTAGGCTTTATAGATCCGGGGAATTGGGCCACGAATGTCTCTGCAGGTTCAATATATGGGTATAAGCTGCTGTGGGTTATAACATTGTCAACAATAATGCTCATCATATTGCAGCACAATGCAGCGCACCTTGGAATCGTCACAGGCTACTGTTTGTCTGAAGCTACATCCATATTTATAGACAGCAGGCTTTCGAAATTTATTCTGCTGTCGGCTGTTGCTGCATCAGTATCTACATCTACAGCAGAACTATTAGGTACGGCTATAGCTCTAAAGATGCTTTTCAATATACCTGTAAAAATCGGGGCGGTTTTAGCGCTATTAGTCATATCTTTAGTGCTTTATACAAATTCTTACAAGCGCTTAGAAAAGATCATAATCGGGTTTGTGTCACTTATAGGACTTTCATTTTTGTTTGAGGTATACATGGTGAAGATAGATTGGAAAGCAGCAGCTATAAGTTGGATAAATCCATCAATACCTCATAGTTCCATGGTTGTAATCATGAGCGTTTTAGGTGCTGTCGTAATGCCACACAATTTGTTCCTCCACTCGGAAATCATTCAAAGCCGCCAATGGAACTTGCAGGATGAATCGGTTGTCAAAAAGCAGCTTAAATTTGAATTTCTTGATACATTGTTTTCGATGATTATAGGTTGGGCTATAAATAGTGCTATGATACTTCTTTCGGCTGCGGCATTTTACACTAAAGGCATTGCTGTGGACATGCTGGAGCAAGCAGGAGAGCTTTTGAAGCCTATTGTTGGAGGGAAGGCATCTTTGGTATTTGCAATAGCACTTTTGTTCTCAGGTTTTTCGTCAACGGTAACATCTGGAATTGCAGGTGGTTCCATATACGCTGGGATTTTTAAAGAACCTTACAACATAAAAGACAAACACACGCTTACAGGAATCTTTATCTCGCTTTTTGCAGCGATTATTGTAATATTTTTATTTAAAGACTCATTTCAAGTTTTGATATTTTCTCAGATGATACTAAGCATACAATTACCGATTACAGTGTTTACTCAAATTTATCTGACATCATCGAAGAAGGTCATGGGCGATTATTCAAATGGCAAAGCCAGTAAAGCTGTTTTAATTATTTTAGCGGTGATTATAACTGCTCTAAACGTAAAACTTTTAATCGATACATTGGTTTGA
- a CDS encoding DNA glycosylase — MRYLVEQSGSKVIVHGIKDFNLKETLECGQCFRWNEEDDGSYTGVAFDRVINVKLDGDILTIDNTTLADFNDIWYDYFDLGRDYGKIKETLSQDEILKAAIKYGEGIRILRQDTWETLISFIISQNNRIPQIKKVIENLSRLLGHPIVYRDKTYYTFPKVQDFIMADMELLSKSKCGFRSKYIIDAALKVFNDEVNLFELQLYDTYDVRNILMSIRGVGPKVADCVMLYSIGRYEAFPTDVWIKRVVEFLYLKRKTNNSDVQNFAKEKFGDLSGFAQQYLFNYAKDHVSKDVFKERKN, encoded by the coding sequence ATGAGATATTTAGTTGAGCAGTCCGGTTCTAAGGTTATAGTGCATGGAATTAAGGATTTTAACCTTAAAGAGACATTAGAATGTGGACAATGTTTCAGGTGGAATGAAGAAGATGATGGAAGTTATACGGGGGTCGCATTTGACAGAGTAATAAATGTAAAATTAGATGGAGATATATTGACGATTGATAATACCACTTTGGCAGATTTTAATGATATATGGTATGATTACTTTGACTTGGGCAGAGACTACGGCAAGATAAAAGAGACACTTTCGCAAGACGAGATTTTAAAAGCAGCCATAAAGTACGGCGAAGGCATAAGGATTTTGCGGCAAGACACGTGGGAGACGCTTATATCATTTATCATATCTCAAAACAATCGGATTCCACAGATAAAAAAAGTCATAGAGAATTTAAGCAGGTTATTGGGTCATCCTATTGTCTATAGGGATAAGACTTATTATACATTTCCTAAAGTTCAAGATTTCATAATGGCAGATATGGAATTGCTAAGTAAAAGCAAATGTGGCTTCAGATCGAAATATATAATCGATGCAGCGCTAAAAGTGTTTAATGACGAAGTAAATCTTTTTGAGTTGCAGCTTTACGATACTTACGATGTACGTAATATACTTATGAGCATAAGAGGTGTTGGGCCAAAGGTTGCAGACTGTGTCATGCTTTATTCCATCGGAAGATATGAGGCATTTCCGACAGATGTGTGGATAAAGCGAGTTGTAGAATTTTTATACCTAAAAAGGAAGACAAATAATTCTGATGTGCAGAATTTTGCAAAAGAGAAGTTTGGCGATTTGTCTGGATTTGCGCAGCAGTACCTTTTTAATTATGCAAAAGATCATGTATCAAAAGACGTGTTTAAAGAAAGGAAAAATTAG
- a CDS encoding redox-sensing transcriptional repressor Rex encodes MTKKTIVPMPVIRRLPRYHRYLEELLKNDVKRISSRELSERMGVTASQIRQDLNNYGGFGQQGYGYNVEELYNTLTKILGLDKTYSTIIIGAGNLGQAIANYTNFERTGFSLKGIFDVNPRLFGLKIRDIEIMDVETLEDFLSKNKIDIAILCIPKDNSQIMADRLVKAGIKAIWNFSPIDLKVPDDVILENVHLSDSLLTLSYRINEENLLKAKVEEK; translated from the coding sequence ATGACAAAAAAAACAATAGTGCCAATGCCTGTAATAAGGAGATTGCCGAGATACCATAGATATTTAGAAGAATTATTGAAAAATGATGTAAAAAGGATTTCATCCAGAGAGTTAAGCGAAAGGATGGGCGTGACTGCCTCGCAGATAAGGCAGGACCTCAATAATTACGGCGGATTTGGACAGCAAGGTTATGGTTACAACGTAGAAGAGCTTTACAATACTCTGACAAAGATTTTAGGCTTAGATAAGACATACAGCACTATTATCATTGGTGCAGGTAATCTTGGACAGGCCATAGCAAACTACACAAATTTTGAGAGAACTGGATTTAGCTTAAAGGGAATTTTTGATGTCAATCCAAGATTGTTTGGACTTAAAATAAGAGATATAGAGATAATGGATGTGGAGACATTAGAGGATTTTTTGTCTAAAAATAAGATAGACATTGCCATACTTTGCATACCAAAAGATAATTCGCAGATTATGGCCGATAGATTGGTGAAAGCAGGCATAAAAGCTATATGGAACTTTTCTCCTATAGATTTAAAGGTTCCCGATGACGTGATACTGGAAAATGTGCATTTAAGCGATAGCTTATTGACATTGTCGTATCGCATAAATGAAGAAAATCTGCTTAAAGCTAAAGTCGAAGAAAAATAA
- a CDS encoding HutP family protein, which translates to MKEIRSIDVARVAIRMAMSRREDEAVLKEKYGKEGIKVAAVDYGGEYINSISKIIERAVVAAKREGVVEDNHVGEGAVAGATHEAIMQLKDKAMGLNIGGKIGIAFYGEHLCVCAFFAVGMLNLNEVAIGLGHRSLKY; encoded by the coding sequence ATGAAAGAAATAAGAAGCATAGATGTTGCGAGAGTAGCCATAAGGATGGCCATGTCAAGGAGAGAGGATGAAGCCGTATTAAAGGAGAAGTATGGAAAAGAGGGCATCAAGGTAGCGGCGGTAGATTATGGCGGCGAATACATTAATTCAATTTCAAAGATAATAGAAAGGGCAGTTGTAGCGGCAAAGAGAGAAGGAGTCGTAGAGGACAACCATGTAGGAGAAGGCGCTGTTGCAGGTGCAACACATGAGGCAATAATGCAGCTAAAAGATAAAGCTATGGGGCTTAATATAGGTGGCAAGATTGGAATAGCATTTTATGGCGAACACCTTTGCGTCTGTGCATTTTTCGCCGTTGGAATGCTAAACTTAAACGAAGTTGCCATTGGACTTGGGCATAGATCTCTTAAGTATTGA